The window AAGTGAAGTCACAATGCCACTAACTGTGCTTGAAgcattcttcttcctctgctcaAATGTAACTCCATTTTCATCCATCACACGACCAGTTAGACTTGGCTTGTATTCTTTACATTCAAGCACAGATTTCACCATCACCATACACTgaataaaaaaatcttcaaacgGCAACAATTCTTGTTCAGGGTCAGTTATCTTGTTTAAGCAGAAATCCACTACGACTGGAAGAGAACATTTATCTCCAAACGAATAAGGATGTCTACTTTGAATAGCGCCTAACACTTTCATCAGCTTAACACATGCCTTCTTTACAAACTCCCAGAATTTAGGATCTCGATTCCGAAAAGATGAATCTGCATGGAGACTCCACACAAGTTAGCAAAAGCATATATATGTGTGGTGACAGGATGAAGCGAGGAAAGGGATAAAATTTTCCTCGATACAGACTTCTAGGTGCTTTTGTCATATGCATGAAAAAAGAGTGTCCAACACTACAAAAAACTCACAATATGGAAGAAAGGACTGAACCGCCTTCAAAAGCGCAGGAGAGACTTCTTTCACTGGTGGTATCTCCTGAGAGAAAAGAGTTAGCTGTATATTAACAAAACACATACTTGGGTGAAAATATACCATCCATAGAAGAGACATAGCTGAAGGTGAATGTAATAATGAACTAATGAGTCAAGAAAAAAGAATAGTGTATCAACCTGTATACATTTGGCATCGCTTTGAAATCCTGAAATTATGAGTTGCCGCACTATtttcaaacataaaaaccaCCTCTCGCAAGTCAGAAAAAGCTCATCGTGATGCTGCTCAGCATTATTTGAACCATAGCTCTGAGCCATTGTTGAAAAGCCATGTATAATTGTTTGGACATCAGTTTGCCAAAGGTGCCAACTAAAGTCGAAGAATTGCGACGAGATCTGCCAACAAATTAAACTGAACCTTATCCTTtactaaagcaaaaaaaaccaaGCTTTGGTCCAGCAATAAATTCATGCAAGAGGAGAAAGAAATTTGATAAGGGGACGATGTTAGTAGCAGACACACCTCAGCAAAGGTTCTCTGATCTGCAGTGAGACGTTTAGTGGACAATTCCTTTAAGGTTCGAAAAAGAATCAGAAAGATTCTGTGAGAAGCAAGAACGTCAGCTGAGTGAAGCTGTTGAGCTAGTACCGAAAAGAGGTCAGGCCTGACATCATGAAGCatgaaaaacaatttattttgcTAAGAGAATCAATGCAAAAACTCAGAAAATCAAGGAAGATACTGTGCAGTTAACATAGATTATGAAGTGAAAATGCTGACCATTCCCTAGGATAATCGAAGCGGGCTATCTTCGATATGAGAACAGCCAACATTTCCGCAATCTGCCATAAAGCAAACAAATTCAGATAGATACGATTACAAAATACATGTCTTTCGATGGTGTAAGTTaaggaaaacaaatcagaaccagtaatcaacaaacaaagcaaaatgTTACATCACCTGGTAGTTCTCTTCTCTCAAGTGAGACAATAACTTCTGCCTCAGATGACTCTTTTCCTCGTTGCTCATACTGCTGCAAAAATTGCCAGAAAGAGTGTCAACACCTACCAAATAGGGCAGTAACTTTGCAGAGCTAGCACCATTACAAATCTAAGAATTTAAACCAGCCAGCTAATCAGAATTATCAGAAAAATTCCCAGAAAGAAGCTGAAGTTACCATGAATTTCGTCTGCTCTTCCAATGACGGTTGATACTGTTCTTGAAATATACAGAGGCCATCAATCGAACGTCCACATGTGAAACCAAATCCTTGGATGCAATCACTTCCTACAACCAGACCGAGAGAGCAAATGAGCGGAGTAAAAATCAAGCGACATTAGCAGAAACCACAAGAAACATAACAGATTAGAAACGATACCATGAGGCAAGAACAGAATCCAGGTCTACTCTCCGACTGAGATAGAGCCGCCTCCGCCGGCCGTCGAACATTCTCGTCACCGCTCATTGAATTAGCTAGTAGCGTGTACATAGCCGGCAAATCGGAAGCCGACAACGCCATCAGATCCGACGAAATCCTTGACCTAATCAAGCGTCGACGATGAACCCTAGGGGTTTGTTACGAACGACGATAATAAAATCTCACGGCGGAGGAAAAAAAGCGAAGCTAGTGTAAAAgacagagaagagaaggaaaaaaagatcgTCTGCTTTCTCCGTCTTTCAACCTCTCTCATGCTCTTCAAAACATTAATGTGACAGTCAACAGGgaaattgttttcttctcttttttttttttcacagccgaagaaaataaaaatacttaccGTCGTCTGATCGGACTCCGATCACGTAACCGGAGGCTTATGTTTTTGGGCTAATTACAGCATGTTGGGCCTGATAAGCCCAAACTATTATAGCGCGTGATTTTGATGGCGCGCGTGAGCACAATCGAAACAAAGATCGGGTTCGCTTGCTAAAATCTTATTGGTCGAGATACGTGGGAATGCATCAAATTTGCCACGTATGATACCCCGCCTTAAATTGAGAACGGGAAGCAaccataatttattttctgaaaatacaaaatagcCCTAATAGTTTTTGTAGTGACTAATTTCCCCCATCAGTTTCTTAATCTAGATAACGAATATTGATTGTCATATTgtacaaataataaatatgggagacattataaattatataagaatAGAAAGGTCACTCTAGAaatatctcttttcttctttaaaaccAGTGAACCTATTTAATGGGGAACGTTCTCTTCTCGATATTTCCCGAAGCGTCGAGCTCCGTGGATAATAGAAACCGcttagaagaagacgaaaacgaagacgaagatccgttgacaaagaaaaaaagagaagaagagagattcaGAGGTTTACACTTTCGAAAATGGTGAGAACAAGATTGGCGATATCTGTTGTTCTTGTTGTGTCAACACTTTTGTTGTTGAATGCGGAAGCGAAAAGCGCTGATCCTTATAAGGTACcagcattttctttttttcaatttcatgaCTTGACTCTTGGTTAGGGATGGAGATTGTGAATTGGGCCTGGTGATTCCTAATTTAATTGAAGGTTTCTGTCTCTGTTCGCTCTGACGGGTTTCGAGTATTAGTGAAAATCGatgatcattcttttttttttagagaaatcGATTGATTGATTAGGTTTTGCTTaagtctttcaccattgttaATTTATTTCTGCAGATAAAATTTATACGTTGTATTTGTATcttctcaggttcttggagtatcTAGGGATGCAAAGCAGCGTGAGATCCAGAAAGCTTTCCACAAGTACGCACCCTTGTTTTTTTCTAGTCATTGATTTGAGAAATTGAGTGAATGATCAACACAAGTACTTATGTAGcttgtgatttttttcctttgtaggCTATCTTTGAAATATCACccagacaaaaacaaaaataagggTGCTCAGGAGAAGTTTGCTGAGATTAACAATGGTGGGTATCTAATTTCAGTCCTAGCATCTCCTTTGTTATTCCATGGATAAATATCTTTTGTGTGTTGTAGCTATATTGCTAATGTAAGTTTGAGGGCTTCTGTAAATGAATCTTTTTCTACATTATATAAGACTGTTCTTGCTTTGTGGTCATGTGTTAGTTTTATGTTCTTATTTCTTTGAAAAGCTTTAAACTGACCCTGATTTTTGTGTAACAGCTTATGAGATCTTATCTgatgaaaagaagaggaaaaactATGATCTTTATGGAGATGAGAAAGGACAGCCTGGATTCGACTCGGGTTTTCCCGGAGGTAATGGTGGTGGCTATTCATACTCCTCAAGTGGTGGGGGTTTTAATTTTGGAGGGCCAGGTGGTGGTGGATGGCAAAATATGGGTGGTGGGGGAGGCTCCAAATCGTTTTCTTTCTCGTTCGGGGGTCCTAGTGAAAACTCCTTTGGGTTTGGGATGGATGATATCTTTAACATGTTTTCTGGCGGTAGTTCTAAAGGAAAGGATCAGTTTGGTGGCTTTGGCAGCTCATCATCCAAGTCTGAATCTAGATCAAAGAGTGGTACGGCAGCAACTATCAGAACAATAAATTCTCAGGTCTATAAGAAGGAAGTTTTGGACCAAGGGATGACTTGGCTTGTGCTGTCGTATCTTCCATCTCAAAGGGGAACTCAGTACCATGAATCGAATATAGAGGAAGTTTCTGAGGCATTGCAAGGAGCTATAAAGGTAAATCAATTGTCGAGTTTCTTGATTCctgtttttttgtgttattggttttagAAGTAAAGGTTAATATGGTTATTGTGAACATGATTGATCTCATGTTTTCTGTTTTGGGTTGTTTACGttgattaatttttatgtttcagGTTGGGCGTATAAATTGTGAAACAGAGTCCTCTCTTTGCAAACAACTTGGCATAGTTCCTCGTAGGGCTCCAAGgttgtttgtttattcataCACATCAAGTGGCAAAGCTACCTTAGCAGAATATACTGAAGAGCTTGTTTCAAAGAAGGTGAAGAGCTTTTGCCAAGAACATCTGCCGAGATTCTCAAAAAGAATTGACCTGAATACATTCGATGTCTCTGCTGTTAGCTCTGAAAGGACTCCTACAGTTATGCTTCTGTCAACAAAGAAAGACACTCCTGTCATTTGGCGTGTTCTTAGTGGCTTGTACAATGGACGCTTTGTCTTTTACAACACAgaggtttgttatattttggcTATTAACTTCCACTTATATCTATATTCCTACCGTTGTTGTTTCTGTAAATCTGCTGGTCCTAGAACTTATGGGTGATCCGCGTCAACAGATTTAAGCTTCATTATGTTTACTTGAGGGAAGAGTTATTCTCTAAAGCTTAGTTTTTCCATGATCTTGTAGGTCCATGATACTTCTGATCCAAAGATTCGTAAGTTGGGGGTTGACGCCTTTCCAGCAATAGTTGGCTGGTTATCGAATGGAGAGAAGCAAGTCCTGAAAACAGGTATCACTGTGAAAAATCTGAAATCAGCTGTGCAGGAAATTGGTAAATTGCTAGAAGGATTtgagaaaaagaacaagaaagtcTCTTCTAAAAGTCAGTCCAGCCAAACAGAGAGCGAGTCTTTAGAAAGGGTACCTCTTCTCTTGAGATCAAATTTTGACTCCATATGTGGGGAGAACATTCCTGTTTGTATCATTGGTGCCTTCAGATCTTCACATGGTAAAGAAAAGTTGCAGTCAATATTGTCCCAGGTAAGAATATTTTCTTACCTTTACTTTATATATTCGGCCTTTAGCCTAGTATGATAGCTGAACACAATGCTGGGGTAGTGAGCAAGTGGAAACAAACTACTTGAGTTGCGGTGTTTTCTTCAAGCCGTTgcttttttggttctttgacTTGAAGGTCAATAATTCTGTGGTTCTATTCGTTGTCCAGGTATCCCAGAAATCATTGTCTCGACGACAAGCTTCAACCACTGGTTCTCAGGATACAGTATCCTATTCGCTTGTAGACGCAGCAAAACAATCGTCGTTCTTGAGCTCACTTGACAAATCAGAGTTCAAAACTTCCGATAAACTCCTAATAGCGTACAAGCCTCGACGAGGTAAGTTTGCTACATTCAAAGGCGATATGACCATGGAGGAAGTTGAGAAATTCGTAGCAGCTGTTCTTAATGGAGACATACAGTTCACGAAGACAAGACAGAAACCTCAGATCAAATGAAGGGTCTTTTTCATCAGTCATTAGTTTCAGAGATGTA is drawn from Camelina sativa cultivar DH55 chromosome 1, Cs, whole genome shotgun sequence and contains these coding sequences:
- the LOC104703893 gene encoding importin-11 produces the protein MALSASDLPAMYTLLANSMSGDENVRRPAEAALSQSESRPGFCSCLMEVIASKDLVSHVDVRLMASVYFKNSINRHWKSRRNSCSMSNEEKSHLRQKLLSHLREENYQIAEMLAVLISKIARFDYPREWPDLFSVLAQQLHSADVLASHRIFLILFRTLKELSTKRLTADQRTFAEISSQFFDFSWHLWQTDVQTIIHGFSTMAQSYGSNNAEQHHDELFLTCERWFLCLKIVRQLIISGFQSDAKCIQEIPPVKEVSPALLKAVQSFLPYYSSFRNRDPKFWEFVKKACVKLMKVLGAIQSRHPYSFGDKCSLPVVVDFCLNKITDPEQELLPFEDFFIQCMVMVKSVLECKEYKPSLTGRVMDENGVTFEQRKKNASSTVSGIVTSLLPNERIVLLCNILVRRYFVLTASDLEEWYQNPESFHHEQDMIQWTEKLRPCAEALYMVLFENYSQLLGPIVVSILQEAMNNCPPSVTEITPALLLKDAAYAATAYVYYELSNYLNFRDWFNGALSLELSNDHPNRRIIHRKVAMILGHWVSEIKEDTKRAVYCSLIKLLQDNDLAVKLAASRSLCLHVEDANFSEQNFLDLLPVCWESCFKMVEEVQEFDSKVQVLNLISTLIGHVSEVIPYAQKLVQFFQKVWEESSGESLLQIQLLVALRNFVIALGYQSPICYSILLPILQKGIDINSPDALNLLEDSMALWQTTLSYAPMMVPQLLLCFPYMVEIIERSFDHLQIY
- the LOC104747474 gene encoding dnaJ protein ERDJ3A, coding for MVRTRLAISVVLVVSTLLLLNAEAKSADPYKVLGVSRDAKQREIQKAFHKLSLKYHPDKNKNKGAQEKFAEINNAYEILSDEKKRKNYDLYGDEKGQPGFDSGFPGGNGGGYSYSSSGGGFNFGGPGGGGWQNMGGGGGSKSFSFSFGGPSENSFGFGMDDIFNMFSGGSSKGKDQFGGFGSSSSKSESRSKSGTAATIRTINSQVYKKEVLDQGMTWLVLSYLPSQRGTQYHESNIEEVSEALQGAIKVGRINCETESSLCKQLGIVPRRAPRLFVYSYTSSGKATLAEYTEELVSKKVKSFCQEHLPRFSKRIDLNTFDVSAVSSERTPTVMLLSTKKDTPVIWRVLSGLYNGRFVFYNTEVHDTSDPKIRKLGVDAFPAIVGWLSNGEKQVLKTGITVKNLKSAVQEIGKLLEGFEKKNKKVSSKSQSSQTESESLERVPLLLRSNFDSICGENIPVCIIGAFRSSHGKEKLQSILSQVSQKSLSRRQASTTGSQDTVSYSLVDAAKQSSFLSSLDKSEFKTSDKLLIAYKPRRGKFATFKGDMTMEEVEKFVAAVLNGDIQFTKTRQKPQIK